One segment of Opitutaceae bacterium DNA contains the following:
- the ybeY gene encoding rRNA maturation RNase YbeY, with protein sequence MDQQFFHTASDLPELTPSARKRARAPGVESLKSGIVRPCPALPSGELSLAFLTDAALADLHGRFLNDFSTTDVITFEGHAEMGTAGEICVSVDTAARYSSDRQTDFSRELLLYVVHGWLHLAGYDDLRPDRKRRMRAAEKRALALINAADIPRMFRLA encoded by the coding sequence CTGGATCAGCAGTTTTTTCACACAGCGTCCGACCTGCCCGAACTGACGCCATCCGCACGGAAACGCGCACGAGCCCCGGGCGTGGAAAGCTTGAAGTCAGGCATCGTCCGCCCCTGCCCCGCGCTGCCGTCGGGAGAACTTTCCCTTGCCTTTCTCACGGACGCCGCCCTGGCCGATCTTCACGGGCGGTTCCTGAACGACTTTTCGACCACCGATGTGATCACGTTTGAAGGACACGCCGAAATGGGCACGGCCGGCGAGATCTGCGTTTCCGTCGACACAGCGGCCCGCTATTCCAGCGATCGGCAAACGGATTTTTCCCGGGAACTTCTCCTCTACGTGGTTCACGGCTGGCTGCACCTCGCCGGCTACGATGACCTGCGCCCTGACAGAAAGCGCCGCATGCGGGCGGCGGAAAAGCGCGCGCTCGCCCTGATCAACGCCGCAGACATTCCCCGCATGTTCAGGCTCGCCTGA
- a CDS encoding TonB-dependent receptor plug domain-containing protein, which yields MFPRLKVSRWQASAITHLPLVLSIQRFLLVQICACLVATASAQSPATGTIQGRVRNAELGIYLSKALVIIDGTTVETLTNEFGEYTLYNVPTGEVRLTASYTGQTPVSATVTVAANETTPRDFAFVGKDTKRNADGTLVLDPFTVAADRFRNAREIAINEERNSVNIKNVVAIDQFGDIPSGNIGEFVKFLPGVQVSYGAFGGNNQGYADSDASGISIRGFGPEDTAVLIDGMPVSNATPGSLSRQVALDQLSVNNASRVELIKVATPDMPNNSIGGQVNLITKSSFEFARPTYTGRVFFNFNSMDADLKKTPGPVKNDTFKSTPGLEFTVTQPFSKTLGIAFTGYLAREYKNNYRVQPSYSYTGTFSNLAGQQISLANPALTRFQIQSTPMMVDKMSGNLRVDWKPSPSQSIRANVQYSTYDSVEAQRNLDIRPTIAAGADWGATKSIGTTANSTTSMVVRTRDKVGNTRSTQLAYDLNLAGWKIAAKGSYSVSESDFRDRQNGHFSEVAVRLNPGAVNLENIQNGVPGKITTYERGNPATIVKDYTQMSSYSFDGTIAQSGEAFSRNSVGLYAVDVERDLSFLPFIGSNTLSLKTGARRDQDKTEKSGIGTGYREILATGKSYLISDIFDDNYQGQSPGFGLPAQQWASTYKLYELDQKNDLFVAPTDGADAINNYNSYVNQQKQMTDTKDAVYAMLSGSFLNNRLFVVAGARQETSKRVGRGPYTDARWDYAKTPDGLIYVDNFYRTGVKLTATNSIRTNADGTTTTITNFLSDSALLSRMTTAGVKYPDHILGPNNASLESRMRQLQPLREISTRYRGDPSFSFNTQFKLTKKLDIKLAYSRSFKLPDLENGTQGLVSGNNSFTINESVPIAADGTRGTISVANPQIKPETSQNWDIELAYRLGESGQVSIAGYHKSVTNQVVTFTSFDDSPVFQTVLPILGLDPADYEDWRLTTSSNSTSKQATKGVEVQIIHDLSVFGRWGRNFQGFLTFSAKELAKPAVSEPVTLTSPSGNPITFTPSVKTITMTANRFGGAGLQYIGRRFYAQLRATYRNDNELSGQIVLADGNVIRRIAPAETRVDLNLNYILSKRYNLFLSGRDILYSERKIEWRDDKGILPSYAQIIDWREFGVTWTVGLNARF from the coding sequence ATGTTCCCCCGACTGAAGGTCTCTCGCTGGCAAGCCAGCGCAATCACGCATCTGCCGCTCGTCCTGTCCATCCAGCGGTTCCTGCTCGTTCAAATATGTGCCTGCCTGGTCGCCACCGCGAGCGCCCAGTCACCCGCCACCGGCACGATTCAGGGTCGCGTGCGAAACGCGGAGCTTGGCATCTACCTCTCCAAGGCGCTCGTGATCATCGATGGCACGACCGTCGAAACGCTCACGAACGAATTTGGAGAATACACGCTGTACAATGTACCTACGGGCGAGGTGCGCCTGACTGCATCCTACACAGGACAGACTCCCGTCTCCGCCACGGTGACAGTCGCCGCCAATGAGACCACCCCCAGGGACTTCGCATTCGTCGGAAAGGATACCAAGCGAAATGCCGACGGCACCCTCGTTCTGGATCCCTTCACCGTCGCCGCTGACCGATTCCGCAACGCCCGCGAGATCGCGATCAACGAGGAACGCAATTCCGTCAACATCAAGAACGTCGTCGCGATCGACCAGTTCGGCGACATCCCGAGCGGCAACATCGGCGAGTTCGTCAAGTTCCTGCCCGGCGTGCAGGTCTCCTACGGCGCCTTCGGCGGCAACAACCAGGGCTATGCCGACTCCGATGCATCCGGAATCTCGATCAGGGGATTCGGCCCAGAGGACACCGCCGTGCTGATCGATGGCATGCCGGTTTCAAACGCCACTCCCGGAAGCCTGTCGCGTCAGGTCGCCCTCGATCAGCTCTCGGTGAACAACGCCTCACGGGTGGAACTCATCAAGGTCGCCACTCCCGACATGCCGAACAACTCCATCGGCGGGCAGGTCAATCTCATCACCAAGAGTTCGTTTGAATTCGCAAGGCCGACCTACACCGGACGCGTCTTCTTCAACTTCAATTCGATGGACGCCGATCTCAAGAAGACACCGGGTCCGGTGAAGAACGACACCTTCAAGTCCACCCCCGGCCTGGAGTTCACAGTCACGCAGCCCTTCAGCAAGACACTCGGCATCGCGTTCACCGGGTATCTGGCCCGCGAATACAAGAACAACTACAGGGTGCAGCCGAGCTATTCTTACACGGGCACCTTCAGCAATCTGGCCGGCCAGCAGATCTCCCTCGCCAATCCCGCCCTGACGCGGTTCCAGATCCAGTCCACGCCGATGATGGTCGACAAGATGTCCGGCAACCTGCGCGTCGACTGGAAGCCGTCCCCCTCGCAGTCCATCAGGGCCAATGTCCAGTACAGCACCTACGACAGCGTCGAAGCCCAGCGCAATCTCGACATCCGCCCGACGATCGCGGCGGGCGCGGACTGGGGTGCGACCAAGTCCATCGGAACGACGGCGAACAGCACGACGTCCATGGTGGTTCGCACGCGCGACAAGGTGGGAAACACACGCTCGACCCAGCTCGCCTACGATCTCAATCTCGCTGGCTGGAAAATCGCCGCAAAGGGGAGCTATTCGGTTTCAGAAAGCGATTTCCGCGACCGCCAGAACGGCCACTTTTCCGAGGTTGCCGTGCGCCTCAATCCCGGGGCCGTGAACTTGGAGAACATTCAAAATGGAGTGCCGGGAAAGATCACGACCTACGAGCGGGGAAATCCAGCGACCATTGTCAAGGACTACACCCAGATGAGCAGCTACTCGTTTGACGGCACCATCGCCCAGTCGGGTGAGGCGTTTTCGAGAAACTCCGTAGGGCTCTACGCTGTCGATGTCGAGCGCGACCTCAGTTTTCTTCCCTTCATCGGTTCGAACACGCTCTCCCTCAAGACCGGAGCGCGCCGCGATCAGGATAAAACCGAGAAGTCCGGAATCGGAACCGGCTATCGTGAAATTTTGGCCACAGGGAAATCCTACCTGATCTCCGACATCTTCGACGACAACTACCAGGGGCAGTCTCCGGGCTTCGGTCTTCCCGCCCAGCAGTGGGCCTCCACCTACAAGCTGTACGAGCTCGATCAGAAGAACGACCTGTTTGTGGCGCCCACCGACGGCGCGGATGCGATCAACAACTACAACAGCTATGTCAATCAGCAGAAGCAGATGACCGACACCAAGGACGCCGTCTACGCGATGCTGTCGGGCAGCTTCCTGAACAACCGGCTCTTCGTAGTTGCGGGCGCCCGCCAGGAGACTTCAAAGCGCGTGGGGCGCGGCCCCTACACGGATGCACGCTGGGACTACGCCAAGACTCCCGACGGGCTCATCTATGTCGACAATTTCTACCGCACGGGCGTGAAGCTGACCGCCACGAACTCCATCCGCACCAACGCCGACGGCACCACGACAACCATCACGAATTTTCTGAGTGATTCAGCCCTGCTTTCACGGATGACAACCGCGGGCGTGAAGTATCCCGATCACATTCTCGGACCCAACAACGCTTCGCTGGAGTCCCGCATGCGCCAGCTCCAGCCTCTCCGCGAAATCAGCACCAGATACAGGGGGGATCCGTCATTCAGCTTCAACACACAGTTCAAGCTGACGAAGAAGCTCGACATCAAGCTGGCCTACTCACGCTCCTTCAAGCTTCCGGATCTCGAAAACGGCACGCAAGGCCTCGTCTCGGGCAACAACAGTTTCACCATAAACGAAAGCGTGCCCATTGCCGCGGACGGCACGCGGGGCACGATCTCGGTTGCCAACCCGCAGATCAAACCGGAGACATCACAGAACTGGGACATCGAACTGGCCTACCGGCTTGGCGAAAGCGGACAGGTGTCCATCGCGGGCTACCACAAGTCCGTCACCAACCAGGTTGTCACTTTCACTTCCTTCGACGACTCTCCGGTCTTCCAAACTGTTCTTCCCATCCTCGGGCTGGATCCGGCCGACTACGAGGACTGGCGCCTGACCACCTCTTCCAACAGCACGAGCAAGCAGGCCACAAAGGGCGTGGAGGTCCAGATCATCCATGATCTCTCCGTGTTCGGACGCTGGGGCAGGAACTTCCAGGGCTTCCTGACCTTCTCGGCAAAGGAACTGGCGAAGCCAGCGGTCTCCGAGCCCGTCACGCTAACGAGCCCCAGCGGCAACCCCATCACATTCACTCCGAGCGTCAAAACGATCACGATGACGGCCAACCGCTTCGGGGGAGCCGGCCTCCAGTACATCGGACGACGCTTCTACGCCCAGCTCCGCGCAACCTATCGCAATGACAATGAACTCTCCGGCCAGATCGTGCTCGCCGACGGCAACGTCATCCGTCGCATCGCACCCGCTGAAACCCGCGTGGACCTCAATCTGAACTACATCCTCAGCAAGCGCTACAACCTCTTCCTCAGCGGAAGGGACATCCTCTACTCCGAGCGCAAGATTGAATGGCGCGACGACAAGGGCATCCTGCCCTCCTATGCGCAGATCATCGACTGGCGCGAATTCGGAGTCACCTGGACCGTCGGCCTCAACGCCCGCTTCTAA
- a CDS encoding PhoH family protein, which produces MASQTLRFPSPRHLNQLYAGREENLALVERALGVKLAARDDWLKVEGAEDAVARVEILFGFLNDVRNHGVSIRTNDFTRIVETIARGEAESLKQLFGEPLVIATQRRSIVPKTLGQKLYLQALLSSPIVFGIGPAGTGKTYLAVAHAISLLLKNQVQRIILTRPAVEAGEQLGFLPGDLREKILPYLRPLYDAMHDMLDAKDVQTLTEKGVIEIAPLAYMRGRTLSHAFIILDEAQNTTPEQMMMFLTRLGEDSRMVVTGDITQVDLPRNKQSGLIEVSRILRDIPGIDFHYFSGSDVVRHPLVLKIIDAYERYKNPIGQAEENESQ; this is translated from the coding sequence ATGGCATCACAGACTCTGCGCTTTCCATCGCCCCGGCATCTGAATCAGCTCTACGCAGGTCGGGAGGAGAACCTGGCGCTCGTCGAACGCGCACTCGGCGTGAAACTCGCCGCCCGCGATGACTGGTTGAAGGTGGAGGGCGCGGAGGATGCGGTGGCCAGGGTGGAAATTCTTTTTGGCTTCCTGAACGACGTTCGCAATCACGGCGTGTCCATCCGCACCAACGACTTCACGCGCATTGTGGAGACCATTGCGCGCGGGGAGGCGGAGTCGCTCAAGCAGCTTTTCGGGGAACCGCTTGTCATCGCCACGCAGCGCAGGAGCATCGTCCCCAAGACACTTGGGCAGAAGCTCTACCTGCAGGCGCTCCTGAGCAGTCCGATCGTCTTCGGCATCGGGCCGGCGGGCACGGGAAAAACCTACCTCGCCGTTGCGCACGCCATCAGCCTTCTGCTCAAGAACCAGGTCCAGCGCATCATTCTCACACGACCCGCAGTCGAGGCCGGCGAACAGCTCGGCTTCCTGCCCGGGGACCTGCGCGAGAAGATCCTTCCCTACCTGCGTCCGCTCTACGACGCCATGCACGACATGCTGGACGCGAAGGATGTCCAGACCCTGACGGAAAAAGGTGTGATCGAGATCGCTCCGCTCGCCTACATGCGCGGACGCACCCTCTCACACGCGTTCATCATCCTCGACGAGGCGCAGAACACCACGCCGGAACAGATGATGATGTTCCTCACGCGACTCGGAGAGGATTCGCGCATGGTGGTCACGGGCGACATCACGCAGGTCGACCTCCCCAGAAACAAGCAGAGCGGCCTCATCGAAGTGAGTCGGATCCTGAGGGATATTCCCGGCATCGACTTCCACTATTTCAGCGGATCCGACGTTGTCCGGCACCCGTTGGTCCTGAAGATCATAGACGCCTATGAGCGTTACAAAAATCCCATTGGCCAGGCGGAGGAAAATGAGAGTCAATAA
- a CDS encoding helix-turn-helix domain-containing protein: MVTFDPNRPDFTPYGLTCVRWTPSPMRRPDHHNEIELNFLTSGSVTYLLGGRVVKVEADELAVFWASIPHQIKEFDHDTRYFAATIPLSWFLQCRFPERFVQPLLRGEVISENVSCRVQQDRDLFSQWESDLANADEDVRHLVMLEMEARLRRLLRSLPASSDAAGSARSRRRAAPLHCGELNKVEQMACLIAQRYTEALTVEEIGRCVGLHPNYAMGLFKKAFGTTLIDYLTRHRVSHAQRLLATTDEKILEIAMTSGFNSLSRFNEAFRRVCGCTPREYRIEHPFGSPA, translated from the coding sequence ATGGTTACGTTCGACCCCAACCGGCCTGACTTCACACCGTACGGCTTGACGTGTGTGCGCTGGACGCCGTCGCCGATGCGTCGTCCAGACCATCACAATGAGATCGAGCTGAATTTCCTGACCTCGGGTTCAGTCACGTATTTGCTGGGTGGGCGCGTGGTAAAGGTGGAGGCGGATGAACTGGCGGTCTTCTGGGCAAGCATTCCGCATCAGATCAAGGAGTTTGATCACGACACCCGGTATTTTGCGGCGACCATTCCGCTTTCCTGGTTCCTGCAGTGCCGCTTTCCGGAGCGCTTCGTGCAGCCATTGCTGCGGGGTGAGGTCATTTCGGAAAATGTGTCCTGCCGTGTGCAGCAGGACCGTGATCTGTTCTCGCAATGGGAAAGCGACCTGGCCAACGCGGATGAGGACGTGCGCCACCTGGTCATGCTTGAAATGGAGGCCAGGCTTCGACGCCTGCTCCGGTCGCTTCCGGCATCGTCCGACGCCGCTGGCAGCGCGAGATCCCGCAGGCGCGCCGCTCCGCTTCATTGCGGGGAGCTCAACAAGGTCGAGCAGATGGCGTGTCTGATTGCGCAACGCTACACCGAGGCGCTGACGGTGGAGGAGATCGGCAGGTGTGTCGGCCTGCATCCGAATTACGCGATGGGACTTTTCAAGAAGGCCTTCGGCACGACCCTGATCGACTATCTCACCAGGCACCGGGTGTCCCACGCGCAGCGTCTGCTTGCGACGACCGATGAGAAGATTCTGGAGATTGCGATGACTTCGGGCTTCAATTCTCTCAGCCGCTTCAACGAGGCTTTCCGCCGTGTGTGCGGCTGCACCCCGAGAGAGTATCGGATTGAGCATCCTTTTGGCTCACCGGCGTAG
- a CDS encoding HDIG domain-containing protein: MALINKFKLLRGGAGAHRRVRKSVPDSELLGFLENSRLIASLVFVATVAAIVLVSFVGVTTANLLLLPNQLANVRIVAGAPFSYQSTEKTRQMAEQLRDRTPPVYRLEFEPLRLFETNVRELLASLDKLEKEEGGKTKQGQDRTAALAPVVDAFNAKGPYRVSVDDVSALLDAGDAKVRFALVENGLAVLREIYTEGVHDGSVLPAGSDGRVTVFKILKSTGEVAQRPVQSMDEAHAYLRINIAAEGMGRSTEVALYRIFRNGLTPNLIYDLQATKNLQENALKNLHPVVVKIERGQTLVEAGTRVTPEQYEMLQAYRKVVLRDHNLQLNEGLQLFGRILLVLAMVLASVIYIRLEDRETLRSNTRLALLALTVVVNLALVRATYSLGGLPFFVDDSTAASILPLVAPAALAPLIVAILLNTGSAIFMALLISIFTSVIYGNRLDLLVLTFLSSMVAIFASRSSRKRGRVVRAGLLGGMTVAGFVLLFGVVDQLPVRAVLQQMSAGLVTGLLTGIVVVGLLPVLEGLFRRTTDITLLELTDFNHPLLRRMQLEAPGSYHHSLVVAQLAENAANAIGANPLVARVCALFHDIGKIVKPEYFSENQREGVNPHDDANPSLSALIIKAHVKDGVDLALKYKLPRMVIEVIQQHHGTTLIRYFFQRAVQELAKPAFSKPGAGDLREHNVIRADPSRVCETTYRYDGPRPQFKESAIIHLADMCEAASRSMRRVTPQHLAELIEQIVRASVADGQLEESPLTFEEISKIKSSFNFTLLNMLHSRVAYPPAESGATESRSGQPHSAHSS, encoded by the coding sequence ATGGCACTAATCAACAAGTTCAAGCTCCTGCGCGGCGGGGCGGGAGCCCATCGTCGCGTCCGAAAAAGTGTTCCTGATTCGGAACTGCTCGGGTTCCTGGAAAACAGCCGGCTGATCGCATCGCTCGTGTTTGTGGCGACGGTTGCCGCGATCGTGCTCGTCAGCTTCGTCGGAGTGACCACGGCCAACCTCCTGCTGCTTCCCAATCAGCTGGCCAATGTTCGCATCGTCGCCGGTGCGCCCTTTTCCTATCAGAGCACCGAGAAGACGCGGCAGATGGCCGAGCAGCTCCGCGATCGCACTCCCCCCGTGTACCGGCTCGAGTTCGAGCCGCTGCGCCTGTTCGAGACGAATGTTCGCGAACTCCTCGCCTCCCTGGACAAACTTGAGAAGGAGGAAGGAGGAAAAACCAAGCAGGGGCAGGACCGCACAGCCGCCCTGGCGCCGGTTGTCGACGCTTTCAATGCCAAGGGGCCGTATCGCGTCAGTGTTGACGACGTGTCTGCGCTGCTCGACGCCGGAGACGCGAAGGTGCGTTTTGCACTGGTGGAAAATGGACTGGCGGTCCTTCGCGAAATCTACACCGAAGGCGTGCACGACGGCTCGGTTCTGCCGGCTGGGAGCGATGGGCGCGTCACGGTGTTCAAGATTCTCAAGTCGACGGGCGAAGTTGCCCAGCGACCCGTCCAGTCCATGGACGAAGCCCACGCCTACCTGCGCATCAACATCGCCGCGGAGGGCATGGGCCGCAGCACGGAGGTCGCCCTCTACCGCATCTTCAGAAACGGACTCACTCCCAACCTGATCTATGACCTTCAGGCAACCAAGAACCTCCAGGAAAACGCGCTGAAGAACCTGCATCCCGTCGTCGTCAAGATCGAGCGCGGACAGACCCTCGTCGAAGCGGGCACGCGTGTCACCCCGGAGCAGTACGAAATGCTGCAGGCCTACCGCAAGGTCGTCCTCCGCGATCACAACCTGCAGTTGAACGAGGGACTGCAGTTGTTCGGCCGCATCCTGCTGGTCCTCGCGATGGTCCTCGCCAGCGTCATCTACATCCGGCTTGAGGACCGGGAAACCCTTCGCAGCAACACCCGCCTCGCCCTGCTCGCGCTGACGGTTGTCGTCAATCTGGCGCTCGTGCGGGCAACCTACTCGCTGGGCGGCCTTCCCTTCTTCGTCGACGACTCCACAGCCGCATCGATCCTCCCGCTGGTCGCCCCTGCGGCGCTCGCTCCGCTGATTGTCGCCATTCTTCTCAACACCGGCTCCGCCATCTTCATGGCGCTGCTCATCTCGATTTTCACGAGCGTGATCTACGGCAACCGCCTCGACCTCCTCGTGCTGACGTTCCTTTCCTCGATGGTTGCGATTTTTGCCTCGCGCTCGAGCCGCAAGCGCGGGCGCGTCGTCCGGGCGGGGCTGCTCGGCGGCATGACAGTGGCGGGGTTTGTCCTGCTGTTCGGCGTTGTCGACCAGCTGCCGGTTCGCGCAGTGCTCCAGCAGATGAGCGCGGGCCTGGTCACCGGGCTGCTCACGGGCATTGTGGTTGTCGGACTGCTTCCCGTGCTCGAGGGACTCTTCCGGCGAACGACGGACATCACGCTGCTCGAGCTCACCGACTTCAACCACCCGCTGCTGCGTCGCATGCAGCTCGAGGCTCCTGGGTCCTACCATCACTCGCTGGTCGTCGCCCAGCTCGCCGAGAACGCGGCAAACGCCATCGGCGCCAATCCGCTCGTTGCCCGCGTATGCGCCCTCTTCCACGACATCGGCAAGATCGTCAAACCCGAATACTTCAGCGAAAATCAGCGCGAGGGCGTGAACCCCCACGACGATGCCAACCCGTCGCTTTCCGCGCTGATCATCAAGGCCCACGTGAAGGACGGCGTTGACCTGGCGCTGAAGTACAAGCTGCCCCGCATGGTCATTGAAGTCATCCAGCAGCACCACGGCACAACCCTGATCCGCTACTTTTTCCAGCGGGCCGTCCAGGAACTGGCGAAACCCGCGTTCTCCAAGCCGGGCGCGGGCGACCTCCGCGAGCACAATGTCATCCGCGCCGACCCCTCCAGGGTCTGTGAAACGACCTATCGCTACGACGGCCCCAGACCCCAGTTCAAGGAAAGCGCGATCATCCATCTCGCCGACATGTGTGAAGCGGCGTCACGCTCCATGCGCAGAGTCACACCGCAGCACCTTGCCGAGCTCATCGAACAGATCGTCCGCGCCAGCGTTGCGGACGGTCAGCTCGAGGAGTCACCCCTGACGTTTGAGGAGATCAGCAAGATCAAGAGCAGCTTCAATTTCACGCTGCTGAACATGCTGCACAGCCGCGTCGCGTATCCTCCTGCCGAAAGCGGGGCGACCGAATCCAGGAGCGGCCAGCCGCACTCCGCCCACTCGTCGTGA
- a CDS encoding family 78 glycoside hydrolase catalytic domain: METPTRIANLRCEYLVDPLGIDERAPRLSWNLVTSRQGARQRAYRIRVASSLEKLLTGPADRWDSGRVDSPQTQHVVYQGRPLESRDACHWHVEIWDETDASARSEPASWTMGLLDRRDWNARWIAADPETITRDPAAIAPSLAASGTPGVFRRGFDLSADVTRATLYISARGLVHVRVNSRPLTPDLFIPEWTDYDKRIHFRTYSVSTSLHAGRNWLEVTLGDGWWSGYVGWQETRARYGSLENSFLLQLEMELSDGRTVVVQSDRTWQCHTGPILSSDFMMGEVYDARREQDTTLLLPVAAATQAPGPSPELLASLPWLQAREVSAPAAPLVAQRAGPVRITEELVPISSNEVAPGVHVLDFGQNISGWIRLAVRAPRGTVVRLRHAERLNPDGTLYTDNLRQAKATDVYTCRGGDADEVYEPHFTFHGFQYVEITGLPSAPPSHAAVACVIHSVLPPGGSFECSHPGVNRLWLNGVWSQRDNFLSVPTDCPQRDERLGWTGDAQVFIRTASYNKDVAAFFTKWMIDVDDAQTPEGIFPDIAPRLRDGENYAGLGNLCGAAGWGDAGIIVPWTIWRVYGDRRIMERHWRAMEGWMDWIEDNNPGYLRVNQLGHNYGDWLCIPTDTSFGTHSPMKNLLATAYWADDAAKMAVMAHALGRDEDAARHTRVFVKVREAFQKEFLGENGRLTVETQTAYLLALAFNLLPESDRPKAAEHLVRLIRDLDWHLSTGFIGIGHLNPVLTETGHADVAYRLLLQESYPSWLYPIRHGATTIWERWNGWTHQDGFFNPQMNSFNHYSLGSVGEWLFRHVGGIELDPKVPGFERFVLKPWPGKGLDFANVNYRCPHGEILSHWKLAGSSFEWKVVIPPNTRARIFLPSDPDTEVVCDGLSASERIGGFAVCDALAGQYTLHSTLTI, translated from the coding sequence ATGGAAACGCCCACGCGCATTGCCAACCTCCGCTGCGAATATCTCGTCGATCCGCTCGGCATTGACGAACGCGCGCCGCGACTGAGCTGGAATCTCGTCACCAGCCGCCAGGGCGCCCGCCAGCGCGCGTATCGGATTCGCGTCGCGAGCAGTCTGGAAAAGCTTCTCACCGGGCCCGCGGACCGATGGGACTCAGGCCGGGTCGACAGCCCTCAGACCCAGCATGTCGTTTACCAGGGCCGGCCGTTGGAGTCGCGCGATGCCTGCCACTGGCACGTGGAGATTTGGGACGAAACTGACGCATCCGCACGATCAGAGCCCGCCAGTTGGACCATGGGACTGCTCGACCGTCGGGACTGGAACGCCCGCTGGATCGCCGCCGATCCCGAAACCATCACGCGGGACCCCGCAGCCATCGCTCCTTCCCTGGCCGCATCGGGCACCCCTGGAGTCTTTCGCCGCGGATTCGATCTCTCCGCCGATGTCACGAGGGCGACGCTCTACATCAGCGCGCGCGGACTGGTCCATGTTCGGGTGAACAGCAGGCCACTCACCCCCGATCTCTTCATTCCTGAGTGGACCGACTACGACAAACGCATTCATTTCCGCACCTACTCAGTCTCCACTTCGCTGCACGCAGGCCGAAACTGGCTGGAGGTGACGCTGGGCGACGGCTGGTGGAGCGGATACGTGGGCTGGCAGGAAACCCGCGCACGGTACGGATCCCTGGAAAACAGCTTTCTCCTGCAACTCGAAATGGAGCTGTCCGATGGCCGCACGGTCGTCGTCCAAAGCGATCGCACCTGGCAGTGTCACACAGGCCCCATTCTCTCCTCCGATTTCATGATGGGCGAGGTGTACGACGCCCGTCGCGAACAGGACACCACACTTCTGCTGCCGGTCGCGGCGGCAACACAGGCGCCGGGCCCCTCTCCCGAGCTCCTGGCGTCACTGCCCTGGCTGCAGGCCCGGGAGGTTTCCGCCCCGGCTGCACCCCTCGTCGCGCAGCGTGCCGGGCCCGTGAGAATCACCGAGGAACTTGTCCCCATCTCCTCCAATGAGGTTGCACCTGGTGTTCACGTCCTCGACTTCGGGCAGAACATCTCAGGATGGATCCGCCTGGCGGTCAGGGCTCCCAGAGGCACCGTCGTAAGACTGCGCCACGCCGAGCGCCTGAATCCCGACGGCACGCTCTACACCGACAACCTGCGACAGGCCAAGGCGACCGACGTGTACACCTGCCGCGGAGGCGATGCCGATGAGGTTTATGAGCCGCATTTCACGTTTCATGGATTCCAATACGTGGAAATCACAGGCCTGCCAAGTGCACCGCCCTCCCATGCGGCGGTTGCCTGCGTGATCCACTCCGTGCTTCCACCCGGCGGCAGCTTCGAATGTTCCCACCCCGGCGTGAACCGCCTCTGGCTGAATGGCGTCTGGTCGCAGCGCGACAACTTTCTGTCCGTCCCCACCGACTGCCCCCAGCGCGATGAGCGTCTCGGATGGACGGGCGATGCACAGGTGTTCATTCGCACCGCCAGCTACAACAAAGACGTCGCGGCATTTTTCACCAAGTGGATGATCGACGTCGACGACGCGCAGACGCCCGAGGGCATTTTCCCTGACATCGCACCGCGCCTGCGCGATGGCGAAAATTATGCCGGTCTCGGGAACCTCTGTGGCGCGGCTGGCTGGGGCGACGCCGGCATCATCGTCCCCTGGACGATCTGGCGGGTCTATGGCGACCGGCGCATCATGGAGCGCCATTGGCGGGCCATGGAGGGATGGATGGACTGGATCGAGGACAACAATCCGGGATATCTGCGCGTCAACCAGCTCGGGCACAACTACGGCGACTGGCTCTGCATTCCCACCGACACGAGTTTTGGAACACACTCGCCGATGAAGAATCTGCTCGCGACGGCCTACTGGGCGGACGACGCGGCAAAGATGGCGGTGATGGCACATGCCTTGGGAAGAGACGAGGACGCAGCGCGCCACACTCGTGTATTCGTCAAGGTCCGCGAGGCATTCCAGAAGGAGTTCCTCGGTGAAAACGGCCGGCTCACGGTCGAAACTCAGACGGCCTATCTCCTCGCTCTGGCCTTCAATCTCCTGCCGGAATCCGATCGACCCAAGGCCGCCGAACATCTGGTTCGTCTCATCCGCGATCTCGACTGGCATCTCAGCACGGGCTTCATCGGCATCGGACACCTCAACCCTGTGCTAACGGAAACCGGCCATGCAGACGTGGCCTACCGGCTCCTGCTGCAGGAGTCATATCCGTCCTGGCTGTATCCGATCCGGCACGGCGCGACCACCATCTGGGAGAGGTGGAACGGCTGGACGCATCAGGATGGGTTCTTCAATCCTCAGATGAATTCCTTCAACCACTACTCGCTCGGCTCCGTCGGGGAGTGGCTGTTCCGCCATGTGGGTGGCATCGAACTCGATCCTAAGGTTCCCGGGTTCGAACGCTTCGTGCTCAAACCCTGGCCGGGCAAAGGGCTCGATTTTGCAAACGTGAACTATCGCTGTCCGCACGGTGAAATTCTCAGCCATTGGAAGCTTGCGGGGTCTTCCTTTGAGTGGAAGGTCGTGATTCCCCCCAACACCCGCGCCCGCATTTTTCTGCCGAGCGATCCCGACACCGAAGTCGTTTGCGACGGACTCTCCGCCTCGGAGCGCATAGGCGGTTTCGCCGTCTGCGATGCACTGGCAGGCCAGTACACGCTCCACAGCACCCTGACGATCTGA